The Spirosoma radiotolerans genome has a window encoding:
- a CDS encoding glycosyltransferase has translation MKILHVIAGMNPNLGGVSQAVRTMCTELSKQGIYNEVTGLDSPGEPFLLNEPALIHMLGPAKTPWSYGAKFRPWLVDNLHRFDIVLLHGLWLYHGYALRKAIQACRSQSGNEARPRFFIMPHGMLDPYFQQAPGRKMKALRNWLYWQLIESKVINEADGLLFTCEEEKQLAREPFHPYKPKSEIVVGLGVEEPPVYTPAMREAFLEKCPELSDTPYILFLSRINQKKGVDLLVKAYQQIVNHYATAEVGISQHEALPDEEVRIPRLLIAGPGLDTLYGQAVQQLAQADQAQESAISFVNMLSGDAKWGAFYGCEAFVLSSHQENFGIAVVEALACGKPVLISNQVNIWREIDQSCSGFVAPDTIDGVYQVIQQWLNLSMAEKQQMSKNALETFQKTFSIVLTTQHLIDVFST, from the coding sequence ATGAAAATTCTCCATGTTATTGCTGGCATGAATCCGAACCTAGGCGGTGTAAGCCAAGCTGTCCGAACCATGTGTACCGAGCTTTCGAAACAAGGGATATACAATGAAGTAACTGGTCTTGATAGTCCCGGAGAACCTTTTCTGCTAAATGAACCGGCGCTCATTCACATGTTGGGTCCGGCCAAAACGCCCTGGTCTTATGGGGCTAAGTTCAGGCCCTGGCTGGTGGATAATCTTCATCGATTCGATATTGTTCTACTTCATGGACTATGGCTTTACCATGGCTATGCCTTGCGGAAAGCCATTCAGGCCTGCCGGAGCCAGTCAGGGAATGAAGCACGGCCACGATTTTTCATCATGCCTCATGGTATGCTGGACCCCTATTTTCAACAGGCCCCGGGCAGAAAAATGAAGGCACTCCGCAATTGGCTTTACTGGCAACTAATTGAAAGTAAAGTAATTAATGAGGCCGATGGCTTATTGTTCACTTGCGAAGAGGAGAAGCAACTCGCTCGGGAGCCTTTTCACCCCTACAAACCAAAATCGGAGATTGTGGTTGGCCTGGGGGTTGAGGAGCCGCCGGTATACACGCCGGCCATGCGGGAAGCCTTTCTGGAGAAATGCCCGGAGCTGAGCGATACGCCTTACATCCTGTTTCTGAGCCGTATCAATCAAAAAAAAGGGGTCGATCTGCTGGTGAAAGCCTACCAGCAGATCGTCAATCATTACGCAACTGCCGAAGTAGGCATTTCTCAGCATGAAGCCCTGCCTGATGAAGAGGTACGTATACCCAGACTTCTCATTGCGGGTCCTGGGCTGGATACGCTCTATGGGCAGGCTGTCCAGCAGTTGGCGCAGGCAGACCAGGCACAGGAATCAGCAATTTCTTTTGTCAACATGCTCAGTGGCGATGCCAAATGGGGCGCCTTTTATGGGTGCGAGGCTTTTGTGCTATCGAGTCATCAGGAAAATTTTGGTATTGCCGTTGTCGAAGCGCTGGCTTGTGGAAAACCTGTCCTGATCTCGAATCAGGTAAATATCTGGCGGGAAATTGACCAGTCATGTAGTGGTTTTGTTGCACCCGACACTATTGATGGCGTGTACCAGGTAATACAGCAGTGGCTGAATTTATCAATGGCTGAGAAGCAACAAATGAGCAAGAATGCCCTGGAAACATTTCAAAAAACATTTTCAATAGTGCTTACGACTCAACATCTAATTGATGTATTCAGCACTTGA
- a CDS encoding acyltransferase family protein: MKRNKLDSLILLRAIAVIAVCFCHFGYPLYAENAYNDLFVFFYDYGKYGVQIFFVVSGFVIPLSLYMGRYSIEYYFRFLLKRLLRLHPPYLAALALTLLISFFSYKIRGINYPETVESIIASLFYFHFPDDNPVFWTLAVEAEYYLFIGLLYTIIVKLPRTYILVFTPILILIGQSQLIDYILFFSYIVYFLIGIIGFMIYTNQGSKILNTIALISLLPLTYVVYGATEALVASVTIGFILGYQGSIGKLPNFIGEISYSFYLIHFPLGIKFINLLNPYFSPVNKWILFLLTILVTTLLAWIFYRTFEKPFAKLSTKIKYTFSTSSHPVLEPET; the protein is encoded by the coding sequence ATGAAAAGAAATAAACTCGACAGTTTGATACTCCTAAGAGCTATAGCCGTAATTGCTGTATGCTTTTGTCATTTTGGGTATCCGCTATACGCCGAAAACGCGTATAACGATTTATTTGTCTTTTTCTACGACTATGGAAAATACGGTGTACAAATTTTCTTTGTCGTTTCGGGCTTTGTCATACCCTTAAGTTTGTACATGGGCCGGTATTCAATTGAGTATTATTTCCGTTTTCTCCTGAAACGGCTTCTTCGCTTGCATCCACCTTACCTCGCAGCCCTCGCCCTTACGTTACTAATAAGTTTTTTCTCTTATAAAATACGCGGCATAAACTATCCCGAAACAGTCGAATCAATCATAGCCAGTTTGTTTTATTTTCATTTTCCAGACGACAATCCAGTATTCTGGACATTAGCTGTCGAAGCAGAATATTACCTTTTCATCGGTTTACTTTATACTATAATTGTAAAGTTACCCAGGACATACATCCTTGTATTCACGCCAATCCTGATACTAATTGGTCAATCACAATTAATAGACTATATTCTGTTCTTCTCGTACATCGTTTATTTTTTAATAGGCATTATCGGGTTTATGATTTACACAAACCAAGGCTCGAAAATACTCAATACCATTGCGTTAATTTCCCTACTTCCGTTGACATATGTAGTATACGGAGCTACAGAAGCGTTGGTTGCATCGGTTACAATTGGCTTTATTTTAGGGTATCAGGGATCCATAGGTAAGTTGCCAAATTTTATAGGGGAAATATCATATTCATTTTACCTGATTCATTTTCCGCTTGGCATCAAGTTTATTAATTTACTTAATCCTTATTTTTCTCCAGTCAACAAATGGATACTTTTCCTTCTAACCATTTTAGTGACGACTTTATTAGCGTGGATATTCTACAGGACGTTCGAAAAACCTTTCGCTAAACTCTCCACAAAAATAAAATACACATTCTCTACGTCAAGCCATCCCGTTCTTGAGCCGGAGACTTAA
- a CDS encoding LbetaH domain-containing protein — MLSSHTYSNPDPYLRPSFSVRNKLRRLLWSVTWRLLCQWTPNPMHAWRIWMLRQFGAKIGRTNFIYPSCKIWAPWLLETEDVVTIGSGVEIYNPGGIYLGHHSIISQDAYLCGATHNYNSAEFTYLKSKITIGPYAWVCARAIVLPGVHCREGSVLGAAALTSRSLEPWTVYGGNPAKPLKERHNFTVKEEVY; from the coding sequence ATGCTATCAAGCCATACTTATTCGAATCCAGACCCTTATCTGCGGCCTTCATTTTCGGTCCGAAATAAGCTACGTCGACTGTTGTGGAGCGTTACCTGGCGCTTACTCTGCCAGTGGACGCCCAACCCAATGCACGCCTGGCGCATCTGGATGCTACGGCAGTTCGGGGCCAAAATCGGCCGGACAAATTTCATTTATCCCTCCTGTAAAATATGGGCACCCTGGCTATTGGAGACAGAGGATGTTGTTACGATTGGCTCCGGGGTCGAGATCTACAATCCCGGCGGAATTTACCTGGGCCACCATTCTATCATTTCCCAGGACGCTTACCTGTGTGGCGCAACGCATAATTATAACAGTGCCGAATTCACCTATTTGAAAAGTAAAATTACCATTGGCCCCTACGCATGGGTTTGCGCCAGAGCGATTGTCTTACCTGGGGTTCATTGCCGGGAAGGCAGCGTCCTTGGGGCAGCTGCGCTCACATCAAGAAGCCTTGAGCCGTGGACAGTCTACGGTGGCAACCCCGCCAAACCCCTGAAAGAGCGTCATAATTTTACGGTTAAGGAAGAAGTTTACTGA
- a CDS encoding GMC oxidoreductase, with protein MIAEILPQKEYDVCVVGSGPAGITLALEYSRLNRERQVLLIEYGYKGQAPVNSLDDTIEIKNAINHHSPYECTNKGLGGSSATWGGRCVMYDEIDFIDRPIVADGCTWGPDLYREMTKYIPRAATYFECGNPVFDLHESSNYGNARIAENFREGIVTDSVVERWSMPTRFGDRYANDIAAQANLTLIQGYEARDFAAPDQRGNVSSMFIRHVKDKKIYEIKAKAFVLAAGTQESTRILLRNTQLFKNLGTIPSALGKYYQGHISGKIASIQFTGNPSKTDFGFLRDSDGTYVRRRFQFSSKFLAEQNLLNTAIWLDNPLYFNPKHRSGAMSFMYLAMIMPILGKKLAPPAIAHSITKGKVTGVPQHVWNIVRGFPNSLTTPASIFYKRYFLNRKLPGVFLFSPQNRYALHFHAEQVPDANNRMELGPDGEGLVVHYDLTEADIQSVIKLHRVLDTWLRDCGCGELIYWYTEDELPAAIRSMSRDGIHQSGTTRIADSPAKGVVDQNLKVWGTQNVFVCSSSVFPTSGQANPTFFLGAFAIRLAEYLSDVYENSGISQRN; from the coding sequence ATGATTGCAGAAATTTTACCTCAAAAAGAGTACGATGTGTGTGTGGTAGGCAGCGGCCCTGCGGGCATTACACTCGCTCTTGAGTACAGCCGTCTGAACCGAGAACGGCAAGTGCTGCTCATTGAATACGGCTACAAAGGACAAGCTCCCGTGAATAGTCTCGACGATACAATCGAGATCAAAAATGCCATAAATCATCACAGCCCTTATGAATGCACGAACAAAGGGCTGGGCGGTTCATCGGCCACCTGGGGCGGGCGGTGCGTTATGTACGACGAGATTGACTTCATTGATCGCCCAATTGTGGCAGACGGTTGCACCTGGGGGCCTGATTTGTATCGGGAAATGACGAAGTATATTCCCCGCGCAGCCACCTATTTCGAATGCGGCAATCCCGTTTTTGATCTCCACGAATCATCCAACTATGGGAACGCCAGAATCGCCGAAAACTTTCGGGAAGGAATCGTGACAGACTCTGTCGTTGAGCGCTGGAGCATGCCCACCCGGTTTGGCGACCGCTATGCCAATGATATTGCTGCACAGGCAAACCTTACGCTGATTCAGGGATACGAAGCCCGTGACTTTGCTGCACCAGACCAGAGGGGTAACGTATCGTCGATGTTTATCCGGCATGTCAAAGACAAAAAAATCTACGAAATCAAAGCCAAAGCGTTTGTACTTGCCGCCGGAACGCAGGAGAGTACGCGCATCTTACTCCGAAATACGCAGCTCTTCAAGAATCTGGGCACTATTCCAAGCGCTTTAGGTAAGTATTACCAAGGACATATTTCGGGAAAAATTGCCTCCATCCAGTTTACCGGAAACCCGTCAAAAACAGACTTTGGGTTCTTGCGAGACAGTGATGGGACGTATGTGAGACGGCGTTTTCAGTTTTCCTCTAAATTTCTTGCCGAACAAAATCTGCTGAATACAGCTATCTGGCTCGATAATCCGCTTTACTTTAACCCAAAGCACCGTAGTGGGGCCATGTCGTTCATGTACCTCGCCATGATCATGCCCATTTTAGGCAAAAAGCTGGCGCCCCCCGCGATTGCCCACTCGATCACCAAAGGAAAGGTAACGGGTGTGCCTCAACACGTTTGGAATATTGTTCGTGGTTTTCCTAACTCATTGACAACCCCGGCGTCTATTTTCTACAAACGGTATTTTTTGAACCGGAAACTACCGGGCGTTTTCCTCTTCAGTCCGCAGAATCGCTATGCACTTCATTTTCACGCCGAACAGGTGCCTGACGCCAACAATCGCATGGAGCTTGGCCCTGATGGCGAAGGCCTGGTCGTTCATTATGATCTGACAGAAGCTGACATTCAGTCGGTGATCAAATTACACCGCGTACTCGATACATGGCTGCGGGACTGTGGCTGTGGCGAGTTGATTTACTGGTACACCGAGGACGAGTTGCCTGCCGCCATCCGCAGTATGTCCCGCGATGGTATTCACCAATCGGGTACGACCCGGATCGCCGATTCTCCTGCCAAAGGAGTAGTCGACCAGAACCTAAAGGTGTGGGGCACGCAAAACGTCTTTGTGTGCAGCAGTTCTGTTTTTCCAACCTCCGGGCAGGCCAACCCAACCTTCTTTTTGGGCGCTTTTGCCATACGCCTGGCCGAATACTTAAGCGACGTATATGAAAACAGTGGAATTAGTCAGCGGAATTAA
- a CDS encoding aldo/keto reductase has protein sequence MKTVELVSGIKSSALGFGCAPILGSVDKVKAQRALDCALDCGITHLDLARSYGYGEAEEFVGKRIKGRRDRVVLASKFGVQANWKAALFRPVKPLVRVMLDTWRRQSSPEKITLTSNKPTSVADRFHDRIPLRAMQMRQSLEKSLRALNTDYLDYFFIHEPQEDLIYFDELALTAEQLKREGKIRAWGLAYFRSQEPIHKAYLSNFDVLQFDNSPGSPGYDHVVAERGSRANILFSPLSGGTKTMTPSEKLNKLFEDFPNSVVLCSMFNQQHLKNNIESIRSFNNSIL, from the coding sequence ATGAAAACAGTGGAATTAGTCAGCGGAATTAAGTCTTCTGCTTTAGGCTTTGGTTGTGCGCCAATACTAGGCTCGGTTGATAAAGTAAAGGCGCAACGAGCGCTCGACTGTGCTCTCGATTGTGGCATTACCCACCTCGACCTAGCCCGTTCTTATGGGTACGGAGAAGCTGAAGAATTTGTTGGAAAGCGCATCAAAGGCCGTCGGGACCGGGTAGTTCTGGCCAGTAAATTTGGGGTTCAGGCAAACTGGAAAGCCGCCTTGTTCAGACCAGTCAAACCACTGGTCCGCGTGATGCTGGATACCTGGCGCAGGCAGTCTTCGCCAGAAAAAATAACATTGACATCGAATAAGCCAACTAGCGTAGCTGATCGTTTCCATGACCGAATTCCACTGCGGGCCATGCAGATGCGCCAAAGTCTGGAAAAGAGTTTGCGGGCGCTAAACACGGATTATCTGGATTATTTTTTCATTCATGAGCCCCAGGAGGATCTTATCTACTTTGATGAATTAGCGCTCACGGCCGAGCAATTGAAGAGGGAAGGAAAAATCCGGGCCTGGGGGCTAGCTTATTTTAGGTCACAGGAGCCTATCCACAAAGCCTATCTCTCGAATTTCGATGTTCTGCAATTCGACAATTCTCCGGGTTCACCAGGATACGATCATGTGGTAGCAGAGCGGGGTTCACGAGCTAATATTTTATTCTCACCACTCAGCGGAGGCACAAAAACCATGACGCCATCCGAAAAGCTCAACAAGCTTTTTGAAGACTTTCCCAATAGTGTAGTCCTTTGCTCGATGTTTAATCAGCAACATTTAAAAAATAATATTGAGTCAATACGTTCATTCAATAATAGTATACTATAA
- a CDS encoding glycosyltransferase family 2 protein, giving the protein MISVLILTKDEEQDLPKCLKSVSWCDDIHVFDSFSNDRTVEIAQKAGAIVTQRKFDSYAAQRNAALRDLPYKYPWLFILDADEQIPGQLLSVMQEHIQKATDTTNGFRLRRRDYIGKKWLKYSQMTPFYIRLVRLGKAHYHREINEVLEVDGTVEEIDGYFNHYPFSKGFRHWLNKHNQYSSMEAKRWVEEHKGNIKFSVKKALLNRDFSDQRYHQKGLFYKLPGRPLIKWFYMVFWRLSFLDGQAGLTNATLQAIYEYFIVLKTKELLREQEHLNS; this is encoded by the coding sequence ATGATATCAGTTCTCATACTTACCAAAGACGAAGAACAGGATTTACCCAAATGCCTGAAGTCCGTGTCATGGTGCGATGATATTCATGTATTCGATTCATTTAGCAATGATCGAACGGTTGAAATAGCTCAGAAAGCGGGGGCAATCGTTACACAGCGAAAATTCGATAGTTATGCGGCCCAACGTAACGCTGCGTTACGAGATTTACCGTACAAATATCCATGGTTGTTTATTCTGGATGCAGACGAGCAAATTCCCGGTCAGTTGCTTTCTGTAATGCAGGAACATATCCAAAAAGCAACGGATACAACCAACGGTTTTCGGCTTAGGCGAAGAGATTACATTGGCAAAAAATGGCTCAAATATTCTCAAATGACGCCTTTTTATATTCGCCTGGTCCGTTTGGGGAAAGCCCATTATCATCGGGAAATTAATGAAGTTCTGGAGGTTGACGGAACGGTAGAAGAAATCGACGGCTATTTCAACCATTACCCGTTTTCGAAAGGGTTTCGGCACTGGCTCAACAAACACAACCAGTACTCATCCATGGAGGCTAAGCGCTGGGTTGAAGAGCATAAGGGGAATATCAAATTCTCGGTAAAAAAGGCCTTACTCAACCGTGATTTCAGCGACCAGCGCTACCACCAGAAAGGCCTTTTCTACAAGTTACCCGGTCGGCCGCTGATCAAGTGGTTTTACATGGTTTTCTGGCGTCTCTCTTTTCTCGACGGCCAGGCTGGCTTAACCAACGCAACCCTTCAGGCGATTTACGAGTATTTTATTGTACTGAAAACGAAGGAGTTATTAAGAGAACAGGAGCATCTGAATAGCTAG
- a CDS encoding WcaI family glycosyltransferase, whose protein sequence is MNILIYDINYAPELTGVGRYTGEMGAWLAQQGHSVRVITGMPYYPEWKVHKQYRGKLWFTETIEGATVNRCPFYVPAKVTSLTRILHEFSFVASSLIYWLGIFFAKRYDVVICISPPFHIGILPVIYTRLRKVPLWCHIQDLQIDMAKELKMFKNKNFLKLLFLIEEFILKRCTVVSTISEGMVRKVAQKNVIQSTCLLFPNWVDEFSIKPLPREESLRKELGLSEHDQVVMYSGSLGEKQGLELIIDAANHFAVKSNVKFLIFGAGGAKSSLESLVKERNLTNVWFHPLQPYEKLSALLATADIHLVLQKKSASDLVLPSKLTGILAAGGCALVSATPGTTLYDIINRHQIGMLIEPESSEALIKGINKALSLDLSEIKARARLFARNNLEKQAILQQFERELLALQNVPSPIEESVLPI, encoded by the coding sequence ATGAACATTTTAATTTACGACATTAATTATGCGCCGGAACTTACAGGAGTCGGCAGATATACGGGTGAGATGGGTGCCTGGCTGGCCCAACAGGGCCATTCGGTACGCGTGATCACTGGCATGCCCTATTACCCGGAATGGAAAGTGCACAAGCAGTATAGAGGAAAGCTATGGTTTACCGAAACTATTGAGGGGGCAACTGTTAATCGCTGCCCGTTCTACGTTCCTGCCAAGGTGACATCGCTGACCCGAATTCTCCATGAATTCTCCTTTGTGGCCAGCAGCCTGATTTACTGGTTGGGTATTTTTTTCGCTAAGCGTTACGATGTTGTCATCTGTATATCGCCACCGTTCCACATCGGCATATTACCCGTTATTTATACGAGGCTTCGTAAAGTACCGCTCTGGTGTCATATACAGGACTTGCAAATCGATATGGCCAAAGAGCTGAAGATGTTCAAAAACAAGAACTTCCTGAAACTGCTGTTTCTGATAGAAGAATTTATTCTGAAGCGATGCACCGTTGTGTCCACCATCAGCGAGGGAATGGTGCGTAAAGTAGCCCAAAAAAATGTGATTCAATCGACCTGCTTGTTATTCCCGAACTGGGTAGATGAATTCTCCATCAAACCCTTACCGCGTGAGGAATCGCTGCGGAAAGAGCTAGGCCTGAGTGAGCACGATCAAGTGGTTATGTATTCCGGTAGCCTGGGTGAAAAACAGGGTCTGGAATTGATCATTGATGCCGCCAATCATTTCGCGGTCAAAAGCAACGTCAAATTTTTGATTTTTGGTGCCGGGGGAGCCAAATCATCATTGGAATCTCTAGTGAAAGAGAGAAACCTGACAAACGTATGGTTCCATCCGTTACAGCCTTATGAAAAGTTATCAGCCCTTTTGGCCACGGCTGATATTCATCTGGTTCTGCAAAAAAAATCAGCCTCTGACTTAGTGCTTCCGTCAAAGTTAACGGGTATTCTGGCGGCTGGCGGGTGCGCGTTAGTCTCTGCCACACCCGGCACCACGCTGTACGATATTATCAACCGCCATCAGATCGGTATGCTGATCGAGCCGGAATCGAGCGAAGCGTTGATTAAGGGGATAAACAAAGCGCTGAGCCTCGACTTATCCGAAATAAAGGCGAGGGCACGGTTATTTGCCAGAAATAACCTTGAAAAACAGGCTATTCTTCAGCAGTTCGAACGAGAGCTATTGGCTTTACAAAACGTGCCCAGCCCAATCGAGGAAAGCGTTTTACCCATATGA